Within Acanthochromis polyacanthus isolate Apoly-LR-REF ecotype Palm Island chromosome 3, KAUST_Apoly_ChrSc, whole genome shotgun sequence, the genomic segment tgtcaggagagagaagatggcggtggcttcagccatcaacaggaaaaattgtaccccagtaagcagcagagatcgtgtttgtggctcccacttttcttcaggtaaactattcaacagtttagcatgtttagtatgtccaactttgagcttatttaccaaaagatattgatttagttgcgcatccttcgcgtgaagcgatctctacactttcggtttggttcagtgttgtcatgtgttaccgatcgctttttaggtgatgaaagtatactaaagtcgaatgaagcatattcaataacatctccttaagccagcagccttctatttgtaaccatatttgtttttgtatgcgtctagcgatcgtttttttagaattgtcctattttcgatcaccaatgctgtgggtctgttactgttacatagaagccatactgcagacaaaaaatacagcaacttcttgacgtttctttgacatcttgttgaagattaacagaagatattttatttttaattcataattatatatttttgggtgggtgaactgcccagcggtgtcaatcaattaaaaataaatgccggtgaaggaaatgtccggtcacaatgaaggatcgtcaacccacccagtcttcaaattgtagggatctggcaaggttttaccgtttccctgatatctcagcttgctcacgtatatttgtcgggcctcaggtgataaggattgagcataatcggacaatttcacggaaggatagttcgcatcagccattgttcctctggttcctcttgccaaccagcgcggtaatcacgtgacttcgtgacgtcactgtttgtaaacactggcgtctcccatacaCACATTTAGAAAGACCCGTAATGTGGAACTGAATACCAAATACGAcgataaaatttaaaaatcctaaatattaaccctttacgcttcagtgcgtcgtaggtgtaccgccggcggtacacctactaatttgcataggaatttcaagaatgtccgatggctgcaaacccgattatacaaacactatacgccgatggaaagcttagattctcatgaatccgccggtataaaccactttcagatgcgattaccacagagggtgagaaaaacacatttgtccgacaaaaacaaatagtcatccatccgttctctctacacggcttcaacgcacacagcgcgactcacatttccgggttcattattacagacagaaaaaaagattccacaaaaaacggccataatccaaccttttacatccagacaacacaagccagtaaactattttgtccaaaacatgtcgtGAAGTCGGtgtaaaatccacgaatcggtcgttttcaaggaaatgcacctcgcgatgcgcgtccaatattccctgtatttttcgtaatttttttaaatttaaaaatagaatattagcgattttttgtactgaaaacggctggaattgactgaagcttaaagggttaagagagTAGATGTAACGTCAGTTAAATAGGAGATTTATTGACGCGCTAAAGTTTCGGTGATTCGATAATCCAACATTTAGTTCAGACGGAGTCTATTCTAACGGATCATCCAGATACCAGCAGCTGCCCCAAGCACCGGCAGCGTAAGTGTGTTTACCGGCGGCCGAAACTCTCCGCTTCCAGGCCAACAAAACAGCGCAGCGCCGCCGTTTTTCTTCCACTGTGTCCTAACATGTCTCTGCTAACTGGAACACCTATGTTCCACCTCAGACGAAGAGCTTTTAGTTGTTTTAGGAGCACAAATGTACAGAAAAGTGTCAGCGAGCCGTACTCGATCACCGTGTGTCCGACAGCTTGGAAGTCTCCTGgaagcaagagacaaagagcTGGAAGCCAAACATGAGCCGAGTGTGGAGGGACACGTGTGTCGTCGTCGTGGAAATGCGTGTCCTTCCATACTCGGCTCATGTTCGGCTTCCAgctctttgtctcttgcttcCAGGAGGCTTCCAAGCTGTCGGACACACGGTCGTGGAAACGAACGTGGAGTGTGAAAAGGATGATTTTGTGCGTATTTTGTGTCCAAAACGtctcagagaaaacacaaatgtcGCCGCGGTTTTAAGCCGGTGGCAGCCCTGTATGGTGTGTTGCCTCTTTATGGTTCTCATGGTATTTATAAGTCCTGCCTCCTGCGTTCAGCTCGGACACCTTGAGAAAAAACAGATACGCAGAAACATGGCAGAAGAAGCTCCGGCAGCTGCACCGGCTAAAGCTCTGGCTAAAGCCCTGAAGAAGAAGGCTGCCAGGCCTAAGAAGGATGGGCCCAGCCTCCCGAAGCTCATCGTCGCCGCTGTGGCCGAGTCTAAGGAGCGGAAGGGGATCTCGCTGGGTGCGATCAAGAAGGTTCTGGCGGCCAAAAAGGTTGATgtgacaaaatcaaacaaacgcATCAACACCGCTGTCACCAAGATGGTCACCAAGGGGGTTCTGAACCAGACCAAGAAGCCTGCAGCAAAGAAAAGTGCAGCCAAGAAGCCCAAAGCTAAGAAAGCTGCCAAGAAGTGAAGCTGCTTCATCTCCACTCACTCATCAGCAAAGGCTCTTTTCAGAGCCACCACAGCCTCCACTAAAGAGCTGCTGCCTCACTCAACACTCTCACAATATGCTTCCATTCATTTATGGCTCAACCATGGATCacagaaaactaaaacattttttttgtaaaatttaatGATATCAAGGCTTTTTACATGCGCTTTTCTCATCaaggttttgtctttttccaccATTCGAGTCAATGAAGTCATTAAGAATTACAATTTGTTACTAatccatgtgttttttttaatattttcacagaTTGAAAATCGACCTTTATAACGTCACAGAGAAAGATCCAATTAaagaagctttattttactttaatcaTAATGTTGTACAACCAGCTGGTGTAATTTCACTGCAGGCTTCCACAAAAATGTCCACAGTTGTTGGCAAAATTAGTGTGATATAGCATTTATGTTCTGAAGTATCAAAAAGTTTCCAAATGATCTGCCTTTCATACAAGCCTGATACACCTTTTTCTGCATActatcaaaaaaaaataattccgTTCCACTCAGTTTAATAAATCACACATTTCCCCTCTTAATTTAGTGGATGTAAATGTAGACATACAGTACCTGACACAGAGAGAAGCACAATAAAATATCCTCTTGCTGTCACTGTTAAACTCATCTCTGCTCCTCTCATTTGTcttcagaaacaacaaaacatgtcaGCAGGTAAAAATTCTACTCAAGTCACATCACTTAACAATTCTATCTGAAATGGACGAGGACGTTGCTAAAACATCGTTCCTCTGCCATTCGTAAGTAGGAGCAGAAACCAGGCTGTTACAGTAGACCAGACTTCCTTCCTCCTTACAACATGAGCATGAAAAGAGAAATGCATGCACATCCCTGAAATGCTCAATTGCAGTGTGCAGCCAAAAAAAGAACTAGTACATGCATGGTGAGATCGAAatagatttgtgtgtgtgtaagattTAGGGGAAATGAAGAAGACTTGTAgggaaatccatccatccattctctatacaccgctttatccccactagggtcgtggggggtgctggagtctatcccagctaactcgggtgaaggcaggggacaccctggacaggtcgccagtctgtcgcagggctacatatccagacaaacaatcacactcacattcacacctacaggcaattaagagtaaccaattaacctcagcatatttttggacagaaagatcccaggcccaggccgggatttgaaccatggatctttttgctgcaaggccaaagtgttAACCACTATGTCAATGTGCAGGGAAGGAAAACTTAAGATGCAAAACTGATGATTAAGTTCAATTTACGTTTAGCGTATCTGGTgttttatttgcacattttatgttTGAAGGTAGTCATTTCAAGATGTTTACTTTTGAGGTTAAGCATAAAGTTAGATATAATtagtattaatattttacttaaaTTGATTATCAACATCATTGACAAACCTCAATATCAAGAAAGTCTTCAAAACATCTTATTTTAGGTGAAGTGAattgttttcataatttaaaaaaaaagtattgtcttgtcttaaaaacatcagaaaagagCTAAACTGCATCATGTAGATGACACAGTAAAATATAGAGCTGCTTCTTCTCAGAGCAGGCTGTTGATGAGCTCCAGACAGTTGCAGGTCTTACTGTATGATTTAAAGTTAGTTCTACAAAAGTCCTGCATAAGATCCATCTGCTAAGTAAACAAAGTTCTGTTATTGGATTAATTTACAGTGCCTGTCAGGTCATAGGTAACCAATGTATGTGTGTTATATTTCTTCGTGTTAACACAGCTATATTCAATAAATAAGTATTTATACCCAGTCTGTACTCAGAAATGTCAAGTATAATGTTGATTCTGTTGGAGGTCTCCAGCTTTCTGCGTCTTCTCCATGGAAATCAGATCGCAATCAGCTGAGCCTCTCAGCCAATTACAGACGGGGGGCTGCACAGTCGTATTTCCATGCGGTCTGTATAAGAAGA encodes:
- the LOC110971107 gene encoding histone H1-like, yielding MAEEAPAAAPAKALAKALKKKAARPKKDGPSLPKLIVAAVAESKERKGISLGAIKKVLAAKKVDVTKSNKRINTAVTKMVTKGVLNQTKKPAAKKSAAKKPKAKKAAKK